In the genome of Palaemon carinicauda isolate YSFRI2023 chromosome 13, ASM3689809v2, whole genome shotgun sequence, one region contains:
- the LOC137651631 gene encoding uncharacterized protein has product MQKWVKTKKEAKKKTDLSGKEQDKENYKQTKKKTRGAVAKAKAEKLNEVYKAIETPAGEEKILQNARARDAASKDLAQIGQIKDSNGIVLAEENEIKSRWDTYFEGLLNEENPRTVFEDGLPKEVVTLGVTRREVDQAVKMKSSKAAGIEESWRGRHKYLVGPVAKDLQSGNDSRGMEKPSHPHL; this is encoded by the coding sequence ATGCAAAAATGGGTAAAAAcaaagaaagaagccaagaagaagacaGATCTCTCAGgaaaagagcaggataaagaaaactataagcagacaaagaaaaagacaagaggAGCAGTAGCTAAGGCGAAAGCAGAGAAATTAAATGAAGTATATAAAGCGAttgaaacaccagcaggagaggaGAAAATACTACAAAATGCTAgagcccgagatgctgcatctaaagacctggcGCAGATagggcaaataaaagatagcaatggtatagttctagcagaagagaatgaaattaaaagtagGTGGGacacttattttgaaggactattgaatgaggagaacccaagaacagtatttgaagatggactcccaaaggAGGTAGTTACcttaggagtgactagaagagaagtagaccAAGCAGTAAAGATGAAAAGTAGTAAAGCAGCAGGTatagaagagtcttggagaggaaggcataaatatcttgtgggacctgtggcaaaagatcttcaatcaggaaatgATTCCAGAGGAATGGAAAAGCCTAGtcatccccatctataa
- the LOC137651632 gene encoding uncharacterized protein — translation MGVSTCTIQRREEGTLANRQRIVRPGVTTPQQDQQILVVSTANPMKASVTITQELHLPCTAQTARRRLREHSISCHVPAVRNGTCLSFALQHLPEDFEFWKNVIFSDETYFTSVEARARHVWRHIGTRYNANNIQERARSGRIGFLFYYLSPSATQYNMISKKHSPRRLISNTLCYYIHDQIK, via the exons ATGGGAGTGTCAACTTGCACAATCCAGAGGCGGGAAGAAGGAACATTGGCAAATAGACAAAGGATAGTACGACCTGGAGTAACAACACCACAGCAAGACCAACAAATCCTAGTAGTATCCACAGCTAACCCCATGAAAGCATCTGTAACTATCACACAAGAACTTCATCTCCCGTGTACTGCACAGACAGCTAGACGTCGACTGAGGGAGCACTCGATCAGCTGTCATGTTCCAGCTGTCAGGAATGGCACCTGTCTGAGCTTTGCTCTGCAACATCTACCTGAAGATTTTGAATTTTGGAAAAATGTGATATTTAGCGATGAAACTTATTTCACGTCAGTTGAGGCTAGAGCAAGGCATGTCTGGCGTCACATTGGAACAAGATATAATGCAAACAATATTCAAGAGAGAGCCAGGAGTGGGAGGATTGGG tttctcttctactacctctcgcctagtgctacacagtataacatgaTCAGCAAAAAGCAttcaccaaggagactgatctctaataccttgtgttactacatccatgaccagatcaaatag